Proteins found in one Anabas testudineus chromosome 1, fAnaTes1.2, whole genome shotgun sequence genomic segment:
- the zgc:175214 gene encoding RING-H2_RNF24_like domain-containing protein, translated as MHPFQWCNGCLCGLGSQRSEHFCSMTSDIYHLPLNVYVIVLGIGLFVFMLSLIFCCYLFRLKQQGTREQFSYNEVVLKGASKKLSLLGQTCAVCLEEFRTRDELGVCPCSHAFHKKCLLKWLEIRSVCPMCNKPILRLHTDAPQGAEGPMDPEEV; from the exons ATGCACCCATTCCAATGGTGTAACG GATGCCTGTGTGGTTTGGGTTCTCAGCGCTCTGAACACTTCTGCAGCATGACGTCTGACATCTATCACCTCCCGCTCAATGTGTATGTCATTGTGCTGGGCATCGGCCTGTTTGTCTTCATGCTCAGCCTCATCTTCTGCTGCTACCTTTTCAG gttGAAACAACAAGGAACGAGGGAGCAATTCAGCTACAATGAG GTGGTGCTGAAGGGGGCCAGCAAGAAACTGAGCCTTTTAGGA CAAACCTGTGCAGTGTGCCTGGAGGAGTTCAGGACCAGAGATGAGCTGGGAGTGTGTCCGTGCTCACATGCATTTCACAAGAA GTGCCTGCTTAAGTGGCTGGAGATCCGCAGTGTGTGCCCTATGTGTAACAAACCCATTCTCCGTCTCCACACAGACGCTCCCCAAGGTGCTGAGGGTCCCATGGACCCAGAGGAGGTGTGA